The Branchiostoma lanceolatum isolate klBraLanc5 chromosome 3, klBraLanc5.hap2, whole genome shotgun sequence DNA segment ttgtgtagtagttgttgccatacattgtaccgtgtacgattgtcgtgcaataaagttcttctacaaACACGTTTATACTATCGTTAGCAACAGGCAAGTTGGGCAGCACTGGCTGTGTATGCTGAatagccaaaccaatagataaattaaTAAAACTATCGTTCTACAAACCAAGTAGAATGATTTCCACTGTATTGCTTGCAAAAACATGACAGAAACTTACCGACGACGAATTTCTGATGATTGACGTGCACGATGAAGTCTCTGAACACATCCGGGCACCCGTCCTCGTACAGGTGCGCATTGTCCCGGATGATCTCCTCAGCCTTCAGGTCCAGGGGATGGATGACGTAATACAGGAATGTCCGCCAGCGGTtcagtaacctttgaccttctgAGGCGTTCTTCTCCCATATCCAACGAGCCTTGATGAGATAGTCGACAAGACCCTCAGACTCTCTGGACCGAGAACAGAAGTTGACATATATATAACGCAAGGTCAGACGAGCTTAAAGGTTTGATCACAAAGAGTTTTAAATGAGTTTTTGCAGCTATCAAATCTATACTTTTGCATAGCATAATTGCGTCCCAGTATTCTGCTCCCTAAACCCATTACTCCTTTGCTGGGGTAATAAGAAAATAATTTGATACTAAATGTCATAATAATCTAAGAAGCTGTaaaaatgtccttggttattATGTGTTGTCCGATATATAAACAGACCTGACGATTCAGCATATTGGCTGCTACTAGGATGTTttagacaaataaacaaataaacagacaaataaaGTAATAACAATAAATGTCTAGATCTGATGATGGAGACGATTTCAGTACCGACTACCTGTTTGATTGTCAATAATCATAAATTTGTCTATGTCCCCAGTCGCGTTTTTTTCGTTATACATATTCTTAGGTTTGCAATTTCATATTCTTAATGATACGAATTGTTTGTCTGACTAAAAATAGCTTTCTTCTCTTAAAAATGAAAGCAAAAAATGATTCCGCCCGGGATCGAACCAGGGACCTTCTGCGTGTTAGGCAGATGTGATAACCGCTACACCACGGAATCTCCTGCCATTAGCTGCCCTTTTCCCATCTCATAGCTTTTACGTTCCGTGGGAAATTACCTTGGGGAAATAAATCAATGCGAGAAACGCCTGTACACGCCATTGCGCGTGATCTATACGACCTCTCTCATCCACCACTTGTCGCCTAGAATGCTCAACACTTCTCAAAACTGCATTTTATTGCAGTTTCAGGttgttaagaaaataaatttcaatAATTGAGACATTTCTTCCTTGTATTATAAATGATATAATCAGTTGGTGAAGCTCGTGACAAGCATACTCAACGCTTCCATTACCCAATAAATCGACCACTTTTTGGCAAAGTGACAAATTATTATTGATCGTTTGACCTGCCTGTTTGCCCTACCACGTGCACGATCTATCTCCATACTGAAAATTGAATATGGTGCGTGGTAGCGTTAGCCTTTTACAACAATTTATCGTCCATTAGGTTGAACTTGGAATAGAATGATTTCGCTGCATGCAATGTGTGATAGAAATTTTTCTCAAGTGCAAAATGTGTACTGTCCGAGCACGGCCTCTTGATTTAAcggaaaaatcaataaaaaatgtCGTTAAACGTGTGAGCAGGGCCTACAGTTACCATTTCAACAAAGCTCTTTGAGCTAACCTCTAAtagtttcatatatgatataacttCCCATTCATGGAGAAAGGAGCTATGAGGACTGTAGCAGGTGTTGATGTTTTGGTAAGTTAaacgttttttttacattcttacTACACTTTTTCTGCAActttttcatgaatattttacCAGTCTTTAAAGTGCGATTTTTTTCTTTACCCTTTACTACCTTCTACATCCCAGCGTTTATTTCTGATGACTTTCGGATACCATACCTGTCCACTAACTGgtatcatatattatatatcttTCTCTTTATAAAGGAAGGAGCAAGAGGGACTGTGGTAAGTGTTGATGCTTTTCTTCAAACTTGCCACCTTCTAAACGTTACATCCAAGTGCTTATTTCTAAAGACTGTCGGATACCTAGTCGGCCGCATTTGCTTGGATGTAGAGCATGCAAGAGAAGCTCTCCAATAGTCGCCACAGCTATCGGATACCATTGTCGAGAGCACATTTAGATGTTGCAAGATGTTTTAGCTGTAACAACAGGAAGATGGCTAGTACGGTCCACAGGTGGTCCTACGACAGGGCTATCTCACATCTGTATCTGATTTATatatcaactagagttccacaaacacattatcttcgccaaataatcaaggcttattatggaaagtgatttatacttacgtgcctatcaccccctgcaaatttgatcatgcaccataccatttggacgttatgattgggcgaatgagtccagttaagatatggttaaaaatcatttggtggtacaggactagtatatgtgtagagtgtgctgatatatgttataactggtcatgaaaaaatatgagtatgttgatattatatgggccacaaaggttcgatatggcagtgttgaaagttgaaagtgatgatgaaatagtacagtcaatacatatgaatagaataaatctggcactttttaggtgtttctagtcaggttttctattttgtccctatttcgttatgtcgccaaccgtgttgaacaaaaatgcttaaactgaacgcgtcaaaaaccagcaggacccacacctctgcttggagaatagtttatttatttgacctacatgtacgtttatgcaaggctatctgtttacatgacctgacactgtcccatgtcccattgaaaggcagtgggttaacaaaatttccttactaattatgcaaattagctccttatttgcataattagtcattgattatgtaaagcaccatccgagctctctacataccaaacatcacgacgatctgtcgacccattctcaagttattcatgtctgaatttcaaaacaaaaacacccactgcggttcttaacaagccgctagggggccaaaatttacagaacttactttctgtggtatgaactatctaccacacaaaaatcatgaccatagcactttcagaaaatatgcccctaaattttgaagctctgctgcagtacctttggtacccgctagaaggcccattatcgaacttggccttcctttcggtaaatcctacccatccactaaatatcataaggatccatcaacagtttcttgagttatgttgtccacaagaaaattcacatccacacaaagcccgctgcagtaccgacggaaagtgccaggagaaccatttttgaacttgacctccgttttcacaacatctacacacctgcaaaaaatgaagatccatcaacgtttctgtcactttttttgcctacatacaaacacaaaaaaatgctaagtccactgcagtactattgaaaaacgcaagataaaccattttcgaacttgaccttcctttacacaaccactacacgcctaccaaaaatcataaagattcattgaagttttcttgagttatgctcctgacatacattcagacccacccaacagatttttcaaccgaaaacataatcctctccgagtacaagtactcggcgaagataataaaggaGATAGACCTCAAGTCTATCTACGGCAGTTCTGACTAGGCAACGCGTACGAGTGTGTGCAAATCTCATCCTTGCTCTCCCATGCATACTAGTGGCCATCACATAgtaacactggtggcagcggtgggacaTACCTGTCCACCAGTTCTCCTACGGCTTCTTCAAAACTCTTGTGGCTGGCGAGTCTGTTGCCGTACAGAGGTCCGTACAGCTTGGCCAACTGGTCGTTCACAAACGACAAGTTGTTTCTCAGGGCGCTAATCTTCTTGCTCTGACGGTGATTGTAGCAGACGATAATCAGGGTAACCGTGGTGGAGACTATTATGGATAGTGACGTCACGATTGGTTGCCATGGTATATCCCGCCATGGAAATTCCCACTGTCCAAAAAAAAACGATTGGTCAGTTTCTGTTTCTAAATTAATGACGTCAACATAATAATGACTATCAATAAGAAAGTTCTCAAGTATGACTCTCAAGTATGACTGCAAATTTCA contains these protein-coding regions:
- the LOC136429952 gene encoding uncharacterized protein; translated protein: MAPIETTLTQCCDCPPESEKPLPMATTTSATDQEWEFPWRDIPWQPIVTSLSIIVSTTVTLIIVCYNHRQSKKISALRNNLSFVNDQLAKLYGPLYGNRLASHKSFEEAVGELVDRESEGLVDYLIKARWIWEKNASEGQRLLNRWRTFLYYVIHPLDLKAEEIIRDNAHLYEDGCPDVFRDFIVHVNHQKFVVARWKKSERGDKLEMDVEFTEADFSRDNNAGSSTYRLFWTLEEHVTESYEKLVKRKRRLMRLIKEETGNGGGKSEK